Below is a genomic region from Treponema sp. OMZ 798.
TTAAATATTTTAGCGGCCCTTTCTGAAAATAACCCGTTTTAAGACTGTTGTCTTTGTTTTTCCTATTGAGGCAGCCTTTAAATCTTCAACTTCAAATTTTGAAAAAACGTTAATTCGCTTGTATTCGGCGATAAATTCCATAATAAATTTTTCGCAGTCGGCCTCATTATAGGTATCATTATCTTCTTCATAAGTAAGATAAAACTCAACCTGATTTTCCAACCCGGGAACATCCATCTTTGTCCAATAAATTAGGGCTGTAGGCCTTGCTTTAATCTCAATTTTTTCTGTTTTTGGCTTTACAAGAGCAGGATTTTCGGCAAAAACAGCCAAAACCAATAAAGCCATAATACTAATTGCAAAAAACTTCTTTTTCATGTTAATAACCCTCCAATTTAAGTTATTTTATTATACTGTAAAGCTAAACAACTATCACAGCTCCTAAGATACTAGCATTTTATTGCCATTTTTTCAAGTAGAAAACAAAAACATTGATTGTTTTAATTTTTACTACGAAAACAAGGCTATGGGTAAAAATGTTTCCGCTTTAAGGCCGGCACCTCCTATTAAGCCCCCGTCAATATTAGGCTTTTTTAAAAGACCTTCGGCATTTTCAGGTTTCATAGAACCGCCGTATTGGATTATCATCTCTTTAGCAGCTTTTTCGCCGTAAATGCAGGCTAAGGTCTTCCTTATTGAAGAATGAATCGCATCGGCATCTTCAGGGCTTGCATTTTTCCCTGTTCCTATTGCCCAAACAGGCTCGTAAGCTATCGTTACCTTATCCAAATCCTTTGCGGATACCTCTGCGAGTCCTTTTTTAATCTGCCTTTCACATACTGCTTCGGCATGCCCCGCTTCGCGCTCTTCGAGAAGTTCTCCAACGCATAGAATAACCTCAAGACCGTGTTTTAATGCAAGTTTTACCTTTTTATTGATAAGATCATCGGTTTCTTTATATATATGACGTCTTTCGGAATGACCTAAAATTACGGTTTGAACTCCTACATCCAAAAGCTGAAGGATAGAAACCTCCCCCGTATGAGCTCCTTTTTCTTCCAAGCCCATATTTTGAGCACCCAACAGGATATTAGAACCCTTAAGCACAGATGCAACATCCTGTAAAAGGGTAAATGAAGGAGCTATCATGTACTTGTTTCTGCCGTTTTTTAGACCGGCCTTCATCTCCTCTGCAAGGCTCTTGGCCTCAGCCCTATTCATGTTCATCTTCCAATTTGCCGCAATGTAAAACTTTTTCACCTTTTCCTCCTAAAATTTAGGCCAAAAGCCCTCATTCATCTTAAAACAGGTTATCCTTTTATGCCTGAGTTGTCAATATGGTACAAAGACCAATCGCTTGCCCTTTTTTCGGTTTTTTCGTATAGTATAGCAATGAAGCAAAGAATCGGATTTATATACCTTAAAACCGGAGCAGGCCATTTATCTGGTGCAAAAGCTCTATCCAGCAAACTACTTGATTTATACCCCGATAATGTTGAATGTTCTTTAAAAGACGCTTTTGATAAGGGAGTTCCTTTTTTTAAGCTTTTTTTTGAAAAAGGCTATCTTGGAACTACAAACTATTTTGAGCCCGGATATGTGGCTTTTTATCAATTTACAGGTTTAGAATCAGTTATAAGATGCAGTAAAAAAATTGTGGCCCCATATACTGTTGGAAAATTAGCAGAATTTTTAAAGGCAAATAGGATAACAAAGGTTGTTTGCTTACATCAAATACTTATCACTCTTTGCCGGGATGCGATAAACAGAATTAATAAGGATATCCC
It encodes:
- the tpiA gene encoding triose-phosphate isomerase, translating into MKKFYIAANWKMNMNRAEAKSLAEEMKAGLKNGRNKYMIAPSFTLLQDVASVLKGSNILLGAQNMGLEEKGAHTGEVSILQLLDVGVQTVILGHSERRHIYKETDDLINKKVKLALKHGLEVILCVGELLEEREAGHAEAVCERQIKKGLAEVSAKDLDKVTIAYEPVWAIGTGKNASPEDADAIHSSIRKTLACIYGEKAAKEMIIQYGGSMKPENAEGLLKKPNIDGGLIGGAGLKAETFLPIALFS